The Stenotrophomonas maltophilia genome includes a region encoding these proteins:
- a CDS encoding GatB/YqeY domain-containing protein — MSMKQQLTEDMKAAMKAGEKHKLGVIRLINAAIKQREVDERIELDDTAVIAVLDKMVKQRKDSVSQYEAANREDLAEIERAEIVVIEAYLPAKMGEAEIVAAIQAAIAETGASGPADMGKLMGALKPKLAGQADMGLVSKLVKQLLA, encoded by the coding sequence ATGAGCATGAAGCAGCAGCTCACCGAAGACATGAAGGCCGCCATGAAGGCGGGCGAGAAGCACAAGCTGGGCGTGATCCGCCTGATCAATGCCGCCATCAAGCAGCGCGAAGTGGACGAGCGCATCGAACTGGACGACACCGCCGTGATCGCCGTGCTCGACAAGATGGTCAAGCAGCGCAAGGACTCGGTCAGCCAGTACGAAGCCGCCAACCGCGAAGACCTGGCCGAGATCGAGCGCGCCGAGATCGTGGTCATCGAAGCCTACCTGCCGGCCAAGATGGGCGAAGCCGAGATCGTGGCCGCCATCCAGGCCGCCATCGCCGAAACCGGCGCCTCCGGCCCGGCCGACATGGGCAAGCTGATGGGCGCACTGAAGCCCAAGCTCGCCGGCCAGGCCGACATGGGCCTGGTCTCCAAGCTGGTCAAGCAGCTGCTGGCGTAA
- the rpsU gene encoding 30S ribosomal protein S21, giving the protein MPSVKVRENEPFEFALRRFKRTCEKAGVLAETRKREFYEKPTQERKRKAAAAVKRQLRRSSRDVTKRQRLY; this is encoded by the coding sequence ATGCCCAGCGTCAAAGTCCGCGAGAACGAGCCCTTCGAGTTTGCTCTTCGCCGCTTCAAGCGCACTTGCGAAAAGGCCGGTGTGCTGGCCGAAACCCGCAAGCGCGAGTTCTACGAAAAGCCGACCCAGGAGCGCAAGCGCAAGGCCGCCGCTGCTGTGAAGCGTCAGCTGCGCCGCTCGTCGCGCGACGTCACCAAGCGTCAGCGCCTGTACTGA
- the tsaD gene encoding tRNA (adenosine(37)-N6)-threonylcarbamoyltransferase complex transferase subunit TsaD, with protein MRVLGIESSCDETGVAVYDTGLSGSAALRAHAVYSQIALHAEYGGVVPELASRDHVRKLLPLVRQTLAEAGLGVDDIDGVAYTAGPGLVGALLVGAGVARSLAWALEVPAVGVHHMEGHLLAPLMEDDPPEAPFVALLVSGGHTQLVAVDAIGQYRLLGETLDDAAGEAFDKTAKLMGLPYPGGPQLARLAEQGTPGAYRFARPMTDRPGLDFSFSGLKTQVLMAWRDSDQSEQTRADIARGFEDAVVETLSIKCERALEAAGTNVIVVAGGVGANKRLRARLQQMAERLGGRACFPRPALCTDNGAMIAFAGALRLQAGQHSPPKVDVTPRWDMATLPAV; from the coding sequence ATGCGAGTCCTTGGCATCGAATCTTCCTGTGATGAGACCGGCGTGGCGGTGTATGACACCGGCCTGTCCGGCAGCGCGGCCCTGCGCGCCCATGCGGTCTACAGCCAGATCGCCCTGCACGCCGAATACGGGGGTGTGGTGCCAGAGCTGGCCAGCCGTGACCACGTCCGCAAGCTGCTGCCGCTGGTGCGCCAGACTCTGGCAGAAGCTGGCCTTGGCGTAGACGACATCGACGGCGTGGCCTACACGGCCGGTCCCGGCCTGGTTGGTGCGCTGCTGGTAGGCGCAGGCGTGGCGCGTTCGCTGGCCTGGGCGCTGGAGGTACCGGCCGTGGGCGTACACCATATGGAAGGCCACCTGCTGGCCCCGCTGATGGAAGACGACCCGCCGGAAGCGCCGTTCGTGGCACTGCTGGTGTCCGGTGGCCATACCCAGCTGGTGGCGGTGGATGCGATCGGCCAATACCGCCTGCTGGGCGAGACCCTGGATGACGCGGCCGGCGAGGCCTTCGACAAGACCGCCAAGCTGATGGGGCTGCCGTACCCCGGTGGCCCGCAGCTGGCCAGGCTGGCCGAGCAGGGCACGCCGGGCGCGTACCGCTTCGCGCGGCCGATGACCGACCGCCCGGGGCTGGATTTCAGCTTCTCCGGCCTGAAGACCCAGGTCCTGATGGCCTGGCGCGACAGCGACCAGAGCGAGCAGACCCGAGCCGACATCGCCCGTGGCTTTGAAGATGCGGTGGTCGAGACCCTGTCGATCAAGTGCGAGCGCGCGCTGGAAGCAGCGGGCACCAACGTGATCGTGGTGGCCGGCGGTGTCGGCGCCAACAAGCGCCTGCGCGCCCGCCTGCAGCAGATGGCCGAGCGCCTCGGCGGCCGTGCCTGCTTCCCGCGGCCGGCACTGTGCACCGACAACGGCGCGATGATCGCCTTCGCCGGCGCGCTGCGCCTGCAGGCTGGCCAGCACAGCCCGCCGAAAGTGGATGTGACCCCGCGCTGGGACATGGCGACCCTGCCGGCGGTGTGA
- the folB gene encoding dihydroneopterin aldolase, with product MDKVFIEGLTIDALIGIYDWERRIRQDLVFDLEMGFDNRRPAATDDIAHTLNYKAVSKRLEQFVRESEFGLVETLAERCAQIVLDEFDVKWLRLKLSKPGAVRGARAVGVIIERTRD from the coding sequence ATGGACAAGGTTTTCATCGAGGGGCTGACGATCGACGCCCTGATCGGCATCTACGATTGGGAGCGGCGGATCCGCCAGGACCTGGTGTTCGACCTGGAAATGGGCTTCGACAACCGTCGCCCCGCAGCCACCGATGACATCGCCCACACCCTGAACTACAAGGCGGTGAGCAAGCGCCTGGAACAGTTCGTGCGCGAGTCGGAGTTCGGCCTGGTCGAGACCCTGGCCGAACGTTGCGCGCAGATCGTGCTGGACGAATTCGACGTGAAGTGGCTGCGCCTGAAGCTGAGCAAGCCGGGCGCGGTGCGCGGCGCGCGCGCGGTGGGCGTGATCATCGAACGCACGCGGGACTGA
- a CDS encoding mechanosensitive ion channel family protein, translating to MVDAVVAVQWLERLQNTLEPYPGAYLALMISALLIAAGLANWVTKRILLRGLRRLLSRLPGADTGRGSHLMRVISRLSNVVPSQVIASGIRIVPDLPPGLVSFIIGACQAWAILTVVLAISHALDAANDLYERRPEARNKPIKGYLQVAKIVIFVIAGLSIVATLAGVDLRYLVTGLGAATAVLMLIFQDTILSLVASVQISGDGRVRIGDWIEMPSQNADGDVIDIALHTITVQNFDKTITTIPTKKLVTESFKNWRGMQEAGGRRIKRALYLDQHSVGFLDEGDLAFLGEFALLRDYLQAKEQELGQWNGRLREQGVAEVNSRRVTNLGTFRAYVERYLRSHPGIHTDMTLLVRQLQPTTEGLPLELYCFTRSTAWGEYEAVQSDIFDHLLAILPAFGLRVFQASSDAMLMAGQRQLAGSE from the coding sequence ATGGTGGACGCGGTGGTGGCGGTACAGTGGCTGGAACGGCTGCAGAACACACTGGAACCCTATCCTGGCGCCTACCTGGCGTTGATGATCTCGGCGCTGCTGATCGCCGCTGGCCTGGCCAACTGGGTGACCAAGCGCATCCTGCTGCGCGGGCTGCGACGCCTGCTCAGCCGCCTGCCGGGCGCTGATACCGGCCGCGGCAGCCACCTGATGCGGGTGATCTCGCGTCTGTCCAACGTGGTGCCCAGCCAGGTGATCGCCTCGGGCATCCGCATCGTGCCGGACCTGCCGCCGGGGCTGGTGAGCTTCATCATCGGCGCCTGCCAGGCGTGGGCGATCCTGACCGTGGTGCTGGCCATCTCGCATGCGCTGGATGCGGCCAATGATCTCTACGAGCGCCGCCCCGAGGCACGCAACAAGCCGATCAAGGGGTACCTGCAGGTCGCCAAGATCGTCATCTTCGTGATCGCCGGCCTGTCGATCGTTGCCACCCTGGCCGGCGTCGACCTCCGCTATCTGGTCACCGGTCTCGGCGCCGCCACCGCAGTGCTGATGCTGATCTTCCAGGACACCATCCTGTCGCTGGTGGCCAGCGTACAGATCAGTGGCGATGGTCGTGTGCGCATCGGTGACTGGATCGAGATGCCCAGCCAGAACGCCGACGGTGATGTGATCGACATCGCCCTGCACACCATCACCGTGCAGAACTTCGACAAGACCATCACCACCATCCCGACCAAGAAACTGGTGACCGAGTCGTTCAAGAACTGGCGCGGCATGCAGGAGGCCGGTGGCCGCCGGATCAAGCGCGCGCTGTACCTGGACCAGCACAGCGTCGGCTTCCTGGATGAGGGCGACCTGGCCTTCCTCGGTGAATTCGCGCTGCTGCGCGACTACCTGCAGGCCAAGGAGCAGGAGCTGGGGCAGTGGAACGGGCGCCTGCGCGAGCAGGGCGTGGCCGAGGTCAACAGCCGCCGGGTGACCAACCTGGGTACCTTCCGGGCCTATGTGGAGCGTTACCTGCGCAGCCACCCGGGCATCCATACCGACATGACCCTGCTGGTCCGTCAGCTGCAGCCGACCACCGAAGGCCTGCCGCTGGAGCTGTACTGCTTCACCCGCAGCACCGCCTGGGGCGAGTACGAGGCGGTGCAGTCGGACATCTTCGACCACCTGCTGGCGATCCTGCCGGCCTTCGGCCTGCGGGTATTCCAAGCCTCCAGCGACGCCATGTTGATGGCCGGGCAGCGCCAGCTGGCTGGCTCGGAGTAA
- a CDS encoding glycoside hydrolase family 3 N-terminal domain-containing protein, with protein sequence MASDRIESLIAQMTVEEKVGQLGVFADMVRPFAPDVNPEANVRNADQVLQQVREGKVGSLFNGVGAELGRRIQQVATEESRLGIPVILAADVIHGMRTVFPIPLGEAASFEPALAERTARATAIEATAAGLHWTYAPAVDIARDQRWGRGAEGAGEDVVLGCAFAAARVRGFQGSDLRAADSLLATPKHFAAYGAVMAGMEYNMVDISPQTLRDVHLPPFKAAFDAGAITVMSSFNDINGVPASANAELLTDILRGEWKFPGVVISDYTADMELVAHGYAADDRDATAKAFTAGLDLSMQSGFYAEHLPGLVESGEVPMAVLDEGVRRILWLKETIGLFDDPYRSLDPAREADTSYLAAHDELSRDAARRSIVLLNNRDNVLPLQKTGQKIALIGPFVQDRENIEGCWTLFGDKQRYVDLETGVRAAIGDEALLEIVPGCELETAIPGGTEAAVAAALRADVVVLALGEPQRYSGEAQSRVEITLPPAQQALAEAVAMTGKPLVVLLRNGRALALQGAVRNAHAVAVTWYLGTQTGHAVADVLFGDYSPSGRLPVSFPQVSGQQPYFYNHPRTGRPELPTMSEFKARWREIPNEPLYPFGHGIGYTTFAYGVPQLSVAQLGWDDTLTITTTLTNTGDVAGEEVVQLYIHDRVASRVRPVRELKDFRKVALQPGESTDVVFTLTREQLAFTGRDGVLRAEPGHFDLWVCASSAAGEAVQFELLKA encoded by the coding sequence GTGGCCTCCGATCGCATCGAATCCCTCATTGCCCAGATGACCGTCGAGGAAAAGGTCGGCCAGCTGGGTGTCTTCGCGGACATGGTCCGCCCGTTCGCCCCGGACGTGAACCCGGAAGCCAACGTGCGCAATGCCGACCAGGTGCTGCAGCAGGTGCGCGAGGGCAAGGTCGGCTCGCTGTTCAATGGTGTGGGCGCCGAACTGGGCCGCCGGATCCAGCAGGTCGCCACCGAAGAGAGCCGCCTGGGCATCCCGGTGATCCTGGCGGCCGACGTCATCCACGGCATGCGCACCGTGTTCCCGATCCCGCTGGGCGAGGCCGCCAGCTTCGAGCCGGCGCTGGCCGAGCGCACCGCGCGCGCCACCGCCATCGAAGCCACCGCCGCGGGCCTGCACTGGACCTATGCCCCGGCCGTGGACATCGCCCGCGACCAGCGCTGGGGCCGTGGCGCCGAAGGTGCCGGTGAGGACGTGGTGCTGGGCTGTGCGTTCGCCGCCGCCCGCGTGCGCGGCTTCCAGGGCAGCGACCTGCGCGCCGCCGATTCGCTGCTGGCCACCCCGAAGCACTTCGCCGCCTATGGCGCGGTGATGGCCGGCATGGAATACAACATGGTGGACATCTCGCCGCAGACCCTGCGCGATGTGCACCTGCCACCGTTCAAGGCCGCCTTCGACGCCGGCGCGATCACCGTGATGTCCTCGTTCAACGACATCAATGGCGTGCCGGCCAGTGCCAACGCCGAACTGCTGACCGACATCCTGCGCGGTGAATGGAAGTTTCCGGGCGTGGTGATCTCCGACTACACCGCCGATATGGAACTGGTCGCGCACGGCTATGCCGCCGACGACCGCGATGCCACCGCCAAGGCGTTCACCGCCGGCCTGGACCTGAGCATGCAGAGCGGCTTCTACGCCGAGCACCTGCCGGGCCTGGTCGAGAGCGGCGAGGTGCCGATGGCGGTGCTGGATGAGGGCGTGCGCCGCATCCTGTGGCTGAAGGAAACCATCGGCCTGTTCGACGACCCGTACCGTTCGCTGGACCCGGCGCGCGAAGCCGATACCTCGTACCTCGCCGCGCATGACGAACTGTCGCGCGATGCCGCGCGCCGTTCGATCGTGCTGCTGAACAACCGCGACAACGTGCTGCCGCTGCAGAAGACCGGGCAGAAGATCGCGCTGATCGGCCCGTTCGTGCAGGACCGCGAGAACATTGAAGGCTGCTGGACCCTGTTCGGCGACAAGCAGCGTTACGTGGACCTGGAAACCGGCGTGCGCGCCGCCATCGGCGATGAAGCGCTGCTGGAGATCGTGCCGGGCTGCGAACTGGAAACTGCCATTCCGGGCGGCACCGAAGCAGCGGTGGCTGCCGCGCTGCGCGCCGACGTGGTGGTGCTGGCGCTGGGCGAACCGCAGCGCTACAGCGGTGAAGCGCAGTCGCGCGTGGAGATCACCCTGCCGCCGGCACAGCAGGCACTGGCCGAGGCGGTGGCGATGACCGGCAAGCCGCTGGTGGTGCTGCTGCGCAACGGCCGTGCGCTGGCACTGCAGGGCGCGGTGCGCAACGCGCACGCGGTGGCGGTCACCTGGTACCTGGGCACGCAGACCGGCCATGCCGTGGCTGATGTGCTGTTCGGCGACTACAGCCCGTCCGGCCGCCTGCCGGTCAGCTTCCCACAGGTGTCCGGCCAGCAGCCGTACTTCTACAACCACCCGCGCACCGGTCGCCCGGAACTGCCGACCATGTCGGAGTTCAAGGCTCGCTGGCGCGAGATTCCGAACGAGCCGCTGTACCCGTTCGGCCACGGCATCGGTTACACCACCTTCGCCTACGGCGTGCCGCAGCTGAGTGTGGCGCAGCTCGGCTGGGACGACACCCTGACCATCACCACTACGCTGACCAATACCGGCGACGTGGCCGGCGAGGAAGTGGTGCAGCTGTACATCCACGACCGCGTGGCCAGCCGCGTGCGTCCGGTGCGTGAACTGAAGGACTTCCGCAAGGTGGCACTGCAGCCAGGCGAGTCGACCGACGTGGTGTTCACCCTCACCCGCGAGCAGCTGGCCTTCACCGGCCGCGACGGCGTGCTGCGTGCCGAACCGGGCCACTTCGACCTGTGGGTCTGCGCGTCCTCGGCGGCCGGCGAAGCCGTGCAGTTCGAGCTGCTGAAGGCCTGA
- a CDS encoding PQQ-dependent sugar dehydrogenase, whose translation MTRTPLLLALGLVPILATSACNAADPAANGAQTAAPAASTTADQRPFTATEISRFDQPWAMTFLPDGSLLVTEKRGKLQHLDLASGQKHEITGVPKVAYGGQGGFGDVILHPQFASNHVVYLSYAEEGTLDTRGAAVARATLALDANGAGQLKDLKVIWRQSPKVSGEGHYGHRLAFGPDGKLWISSSERQKFDPAQDMGGNLGKIIRLNEDGSLPADNPFASQGGVAAQVWSLGHRNILGMAFDANGKLWAHEMGPAGGDELNLIVRGANYGYPIVSNGDHYDGRPIADHSTRPEFAAPKVTWTPVISPAGFVIYSGNLFPQWKGSGFIGGLSSTSLVRVAFDGDSAREAERFNMGERIREVEQGPDGALWLLEDGSKARLLKLTPST comes from the coding sequence ATGACCCGCACGCCCCTGCTGCTCGCCCTCGGCCTTGTGCCGATCCTTGCCACCTCCGCCTGCAATGCCGCCGACCCGGCCGCCAACGGCGCCCAGACCGCAGCGCCCGCAGCCTCCACCACTGCCGACCAGCGCCCGTTCACCGCCACCGAAATCAGCCGGTTCGACCAGCCGTGGGCGATGACCTTCCTGCCGGACGGCAGCCTGCTGGTCACTGAAAAGCGCGGCAAGCTGCAGCACCTGGACCTGGCCAGCGGCCAGAAGCATGAGATCACCGGCGTTCCGAAGGTCGCTTACGGCGGCCAGGGCGGCTTCGGTGACGTGATCCTGCACCCGCAATTCGCCAGCAACCACGTGGTCTATCTCAGCTATGCCGAGGAAGGCACGCTGGACACCCGCGGCGCTGCCGTGGCCCGTGCCACGCTGGCGCTGGATGCCAACGGTGCCGGCCAGCTGAAGGACCTGAAGGTGATCTGGCGACAGAGCCCGAAGGTGAGTGGTGAAGGCCACTACGGCCATCGCCTTGCTTTCGGCCCGGACGGCAAGCTGTGGATCAGCTCCAGCGAGCGCCAGAAGTTCGATCCGGCGCAGGACATGGGCGGCAACCTCGGCAAGATCATCCGCCTCAACGAAGATGGCAGCCTGCCTGCCGACAACCCGTTCGCCTCGCAGGGCGGCGTGGCCGCGCAGGTGTGGTCACTGGGCCACCGCAACATCCTCGGCATGGCCTTCGATGCCAACGGCAAGCTGTGGGCACACGAGATGGGCCCGGCCGGCGGTGACGAGCTGAACCTGATCGTGCGCGGCGCCAACTACGGCTACCCGATCGTTTCCAATGGTGACCATTACGACGGCCGGCCGATTGCCGACCACAGCACCCGCCCGGAATTCGCCGCGCCGAAGGTGACCTGGACGCCGGTGATCTCGCCGGCCGGCTTCGTGATCTACAGCGGCAACCTGTTCCCGCAGTGGAAGGGCAGCGGCTTCATCGGCGGCCTGTCCTCCACCTCGCTGGTGCGCGTGGCTTTCGACGGCGACAGCGCGCGCGAAGCCGAACGCTTCAACATGGGCGAGCGGATCCGCGAAGTGGAACAGGGCCCGGATGGCGCCCTGTGGCTGCTGGAAGACGGCAGCAAGGCGCGCCTGCTGAAGCTCACCCCGAGCACCTGA
- the yiaA gene encoding inner membrane protein YiaA translates to MNTAMPHKPSTAFIAASWVALLLGAAAYLIGLFNATMALNEKGYYLTLLLFGLFAAVSLQKSVRDRVEGIPVSGLYYALCWFALMSALMLLLVGLWNATLAPSEKGFYGMAYALSLFGAVAVQKNTRDLIAAGGGESKRSAVVPPLPEQE, encoded by the coding sequence ATGAACACTGCCATGCCCCACAAGCCCTCCACCGCCTTCATCGCCGCCTCATGGGTGGCCCTGCTGCTGGGTGCGGCGGCCTACCTGATCGGTCTGTTCAACGCCACGATGGCGCTCAACGAAAAGGGCTACTACCTGACCCTGCTGCTGTTCGGCCTGTTCGCGGCGGTGTCGCTGCAGAAGAGCGTGCGTGACCGCGTCGAGGGCATTCCGGTGAGTGGCCTGTACTACGCGCTGTGCTGGTTCGCACTGATGTCGGCGTTGATGCTGCTGCTGGTTGGCCTGTGGAATGCCACGCTGGCACCGAGCGAGAAGGGCTTCTACGGCATGGCGTATGCACTGTCGCTGTTCGGCGCGGTGGCGGTGCAGAAGAACACCCGCGACCTGATCGCCGCCGGTGGCGGTGAGAGCAAGCGCAGCGCGGTCGTGCCGCCGCTGCCGGAACAGGAGTGA